One Choloepus didactylus isolate mChoDid1 chromosome 8, mChoDid1.pri, whole genome shotgun sequence DNA window includes the following coding sequences:
- the LTBR gene encoding tumor necrosis factor receptor superfamily member 3 → MRLPWAASPRGLAWGPLALGLCGLLAVSQPRLVPPYRAENQTCQDQEKEYYEPKHRVCCSRCPPGTYITTECSRSQDTVCSDCAENSYNEHWNHLLNCQLCRPCDEVLGLRETAPCTTKQKTQCHCQPGMFCAHWDQECVFCESLFSCPPGTEAELEGKVEEANNCVPCKAGHFQNTSSSGARCQPHTRCEAQGLVEATPGTAQSDASCRNPLEPLPPEMPGTMLVLAVLLPLLSLLLLTTVLACTWKSHPPLCRKLGFLLKRHPEGEDPNTAASWEAPRPNPPFPDLVEPLLPRPGDLAPVSASIPAGPILEEEVPQQQSPVGQARELEAEFGEQGQVAHGTNGIHVTGGSVTVTGNIYIYNGPVLGGAQGPGDPPAPPDPPYPIPEEGAPGPPGLSTPHQEDGKAWHLAETETLGYHAI, encoded by the exons ATGCGCCTGCCTTGGGCCGCCTCTCCCCGCGGCCTGGCCTGGGGGCCCCTGGCGCTGGGCCTCTGCGGGCTCCTGGCGGTGTCCCAGCCCCGACTG GTGCCCCCGTACCGTGCGGAGAACCAAACCTGCCAGGACCAGGAGAAGGAGTACTACGAGCCCAAGCACCGGGTCTGCTGTTCCCGCTGCCCCCCAG gcacataCATCACAACCGAATGCAGCCGCAGCCAGGACACGGTTTGTTCTGACTGTGCCGAAAATTCCTACAATGAGCACTGGAACCACCTCCTCAATTGCCAGCTGTGCCGCCCCTGTGACGAGG TGCTGGGCCTCAGGGAGACCGCGCCTTGCACTACAAAGCAGAAAACACAGTGCCACTGCCAGCCAGGAATGTTCTGTGCCCACTGGGACCAGGAGTGTGTGTTCTGCGAGTCACTCTTTAGCTGCCCACCTGGCACAGAAGCGGAGCTTGAAG GTAAAGTCGAGGAGGCTAACAACTGTGTTCCCTGCAAGGCAGGGCACTTCCAGAACACCTCCTCCTCCGGCGCCCGCTGCCAGCCCCACACAAG GTGTGAGGCTCAGGGCCTGGTGGAGGCAACTCCAGGCACCGCCCAGTCTGACGCCAGCTGCAGAAATCCGCTGGAGCCGCTGCCCCCCGAGATGCCAG GAACGATGTTGGTGCTGGCCGTCCTGCTGCCGCTGCTCTCCCTCCTGCTCCTTACCACTGTCCTCGCCTGCACCTGgaagagccaccccccactctgCAGAAAGCTGG GATTCCTGCTCAAGAGGCATCCTGAG GGAGAGGATCCAAACACTGCTGCAAGCTGGGAAGCTCCAAGGCCCAACCCCCCTTTCCCTGATCTGGTAGAGCCACTTCTGCCCAGACCTGGAGACTTGGCCCCAGTCTCTGCCAGCATCCCAGCAGGCCCCATTTTGGAGGAAGAAGTGCCACAACAGCAGAGTCCTGTTGGCCAGGCCAGGGAGCTGGAGGCTGAGTTCGGGGAGCAGGGCCAGGTGGCCCATG GTACCAACGGCATTCACGTCACCGGCGGGTCAGTGACTGTCACCGGCAACATCTACATCTACAATGGGCCTGTTCTAGGGGGAGCACAGGGCCCTGGAGACCCCCCTGCTCCCCCAGACCCTCCATACCCCATTCCTGAAGAGGGTGCCCCTGGCCCTCCTGGCCTCTCAACACCTCACCAGGAAGATGGCAAAGCTTGGCACCTGGCTGAAACAGAGACCCTGGGGTATCACGCCATCTAG